A genomic window from Lotus japonicus ecotype B-129 chromosome 1, LjGifu_v1.2 includes:
- the LOC130747152 gene encoding putative F-box protein At3g29830, giving the protein MAFSTDKFSVLPHSLLSTIVSLIPFKEAVVRKCIAFAIKHKVKELELEFCDPNLDCYITTNYINHDASFELPTNVYGHTGLESLKLFSCSFVETEFLNFHVLKEISLGWMEVKLTTIKTLLSNCEALESLILKRCWNSDDFDLREESLRLRKLILDRCMFGSNSRYFIVNAPNLRYFYYSGLNDNFLVMDIHSPMMEEEVLDFCIEFEGHALFLYKLVEDISSGSTLTVCNYFLQDCELPDNFNLKRFWTDHARAYNCMLYTLREVEIKDFKGSMNEIRVITYFITIGRVLRKMTIYISKDDVTNQEWSMDSYWRDMIEKLRSQRASRDLEISIY; this is encoded by the exons ATGGCATTTAGCACTGACAAGTTTAGCGTATTGCCTCATTCTTTGCTCTCCACCATTGTTTCTTTGATACCGTTTAAAGAAGCG GTCGTGAGAAAATGCATTGCTTTCGCCATAAAACACAAGGTAAAGGAGTTGGAGTTGGAATTTTGTGATCCAAATTTGGATTGTTATATTACTACTAATTATATTAATCATGATGCCTCGTTTGAATTGCCAACAAATGTTTATGGTCATACAGGCCTCGAATCTTTGAAGTTGTTTTCATGCAGCTTTGTTGAGACTGAGTTTCTTAACTTTCATGTGCTCAAAGAAATTTCTTTGGGTTGGATGGAAGTGAAACTCACTACTATTAAGACATTGTTGTCAAATTGTGAGGCGCTTGAGAGTTTAATTCTAAAGAGGTGCTGGAATTCAGATGACTTTGATTTACGAGAGGAGAGCCTAAGGTTGAGAAAGTTGATTTTGGACAGATGCATGTTTGGATCTAATAGTCGTTATTTTATAGTCAACGCTCCAAACTTAAGATATTTCTATTATTCCGGGTTGAATGATAACTTTTTGGTCATGGATATACATTCTCCTATGATGGAAGAGGAAGTTCTTGACTTCTGCATTGAGTTTGAAGGACATGCTTTATTTCTCTACAAACTCGTGGAAGATATCTCTAGCGGTAGTACTTTAACTGTTTGCAATTACTTCCTTCAG GATTGTGAATTACCTGACAACTTTAACCTCAAGAGATTCTGGACTGATCACGCAAGGGCTTATAATTGCATGCTATATACTCTTAGAGAGGTGGAGATTAAGGACTTCAAAGGGTCAATGAATGAGATTCGTGTGATTACCTATTTCATCACCATTGGAAGAGTCTTAAGAAAGATGACTATTTACATATCGAAGGATGATGTTACCAATCAAGAATGGAGCATGGATTCTTACTGGCGTGACATGATAGAAAAGCTAAGATCTCAAAGGGCTTCAAGAGATTTAGAGATTTCAATTTATtag